The following proteins come from a genomic window of Alosa alosa isolate M-15738 ecotype Scorff River chromosome 2, AALO_Geno_1.1, whole genome shotgun sequence:
- the lars1b gene encoding leucine--tRNA ligase, cytoplasmic produces MSERKGTAKLDYLKKIEEEIQQKWDKEKVFESNAPTTLGESKEKKKYFVTFPYPYMNGRLHLGHTFCLSKCEFGVGYQRLKGKQCLFPFGLHCTGMPIKACADKLKREMELYGNPPQFPDEEEEEEEKPDVSDEIIIKDKSKGKKSKAVAKAGSSKFQWDIMKSLGLCDEEIVKFADAEHWLEYFPPLAVKDLKGMGVKVDWRRSFITTDVNPFYDSFVRWHFMTLKERKKIKFGKRYTVYSPKDGQPCMDHDRQSGEGVGPQEYTLIKMKLVDPFPAKLSALKGKNIFLVAATLRPETMFGQTNCWVRPDMRYVAFETASGEVFICTRRSARNMAYQGFTKQNGVVPVVMELLGQDILGCSLSAPLTSYKVIYALPMLTIKEDKGTGIVTSVPSDAPDDIAALRDIKKKQALREKYGIEDKMVLPFEPVPIIDIPGYGNLSAPVVCDELKIQSQNDREKLAEAKEKVYLKGFYEGIMLVEGYKGQRVQDVKKPIQKMMVEKGEALIYMEPEKQVMSRSGDECVVALCDQWYLDYGDAEWKQQAMDCLKPLETFCEETRKNFEATLAWLQEHACSRTYGLGTRLPWDEQWLIESLSDSTIYMAYYTVAHFLQGGVLNGQGPSPLGIRPEQMTREVWDFIFFKSSPFPKTDIPKEHLQKLRREFEYWYPVDVRVSGKDLVPNHLSYYLYNHVAMWPNDSQKWPQAVRANGHLLLNSEKMSKSTGNFLTLSQAIGKFSADGMRMALADAGDTVEDANFVEAMADAGILRLYTWVEWVKEMIANQNNLRVGPADSFNDRVFVSDMNAGILRTEQHYDRMMYKEALKSGFFEFQAAKDKYRELAIEGMHRDLVFQFIERQTLLLAPICPHLCEYTWSLLGKTTSLMKASWPVAGPVDEILMRSSQYLMETAHDLRLRLKAYLQPPKSKKGDAKPPGKPSHCTVYVAKTYPPWQHSALSLLGKYYKSSNGSLPDNKVIAGELGAMPELKKYMKRVMPFVAMIKENLEKSGPRVLDLELEFDERAVLLENIVYLTNSLELDQIDVVFASEADDKIKEDCCPGKPFSVFRSEPGVSVSLVNPQPANGLFTTRIDIRQGDSRDSIVRRLAKVNRFIKDLSKVKLMRYEDPLLGPRRVPILGREEQGKLPISDKSTFHINLQDKKVHMTDNGLKVDIGDTLVYLVQ; encoded by the exons ATGTCG GAACGAAAAGGAACTGCTAAACTCGATTACCTGAAAAAGATCGAGGAAGAGATTCAGCAAAAATGGGATAAAGAGAAAGTATTTGAAAGCAATGCTCCGACCACACTTGGGGAGAGTAAAGA GAAGAAGAAATATTTTGTCACCTTTCCGTATCCGTACATGAATGGAAGATTGCATCTTGGACACACTTTCTGCCTCTCTAAGTGTGAG TTTGGTGTTGGATACCAGCGCCTGAAAGGAAAACAATGCCTCTTTCCATTTGGACTTCACTGTACTGGGATGCCTATCAAG GCCTGTGCAGACAagctgaagagagagatggaactgTATGGAAACCCACCCCAATTTCCtgatgaggaagaagaggaagaggagaagccCGACGTGTCAGATGAAATCATAATTAAGGACAAGTCCAAAGGCAAAAAG AGCAAAGCAGTAGCCAAGGCAGGCAGCTCCAAGTTCCAGTGGGACATCATGAAATCCCTGGGCCTGTGCGATGAGGAGATTGTCAAGTTTGCTGATGCTGAGCACTGGCTGGAGTACTTCCCACCCCTCGCTGTGAAGGACCTGAAGGGAATGGGAGTTAAG GTGGACTGGCGTCGTTCATTCATCACAACTGACGTGAACCCTTTCTATGACTCCTTTGTGAGGTGGCACTTCATGACTttgaaggagaggaagaagattAAGTTTGGAAAGAG ATACACCGTTTACTCCCCCAAAGATGGTCAGCCTTGTATGGACCATGACAGACAGTCAGGAGAG GGAGTGGGCCCGCAAGAGTACACGCTGATCAAGATGAAGCTGGTGGATCCTTTCCCAGCAAAACTTAG TGCCCTCAAAGGCAAGAATATCTTCCTGGTGGCAGCGACCCTACGGCCCGAGACCATGTTTGGTCAGACCAACTGCTGGGTGCGGCCAGACATGAGGTATGTAGCCTTTGAGACGGCCAGTGGAGAGGTGTTCATCTGCACGCGCAGGTCTGCCCGAAACATGGCGTATCAGGGCTTCACCAAACAGAATGGAGTGGTGCCTGTCGTCATGGAGCTCCTAGGTCAG GATATTCTGGGATGTTCTCTCAGTGCTCCGCTCACGTCTTACAAGGTCATCTACGCTCTGCCCATGCTCACCATCAAAGAGGACAAAG GCACAGGCATTGTCACCAGTGTTCCATCCGATGCTCCTGATGATATTGCCGCTCTAAGGGACATAAAAAAGAAACAG GCACTGagggaaaagtatggaattgaAGACAAGATGGTCCTGCCCTTCGAACCG GTGCCCATCATTGACATCCCCGGGTACGGGAACTTGTCCGCGCCAGTGGTCTGCGACGAGTTGAAGATCCAGAGTCAGAACGACAGGGAGAAGTTGGCCGAGGCCAAGGAGAAGGTCTACCTCAAGGGCTTCTACGAGGGG ATTATGCTGGTGGAGGGATACAAGGGTCAGAGGGTTCAGGATGTGAAGAAACCAATCCAGAAGATGATGGTGGAGAAG GGTGAGGCTTTGATCTACATGGAGCCAGAGAAGCAGGTGATGTCACGCTCAGGAGACGAATGTGTGGTGGCACTCTGTGACcagtg GTATCTTGATTATGGTGATGCGGAGTGGAAGCAGCAGGCCATGGATTGTTTGAAGCCCTTGGAGAC GTTCTGTGAGGAGACCCGAAAGAACTTTGAGGCCACACTAGCCTGGCTCCAGGAACACGCCTGCTCCCGCACCTACGGGCTCG GAACCCGGTTGCCATGGGACGAGCAGTGGCTGATTGAGTCTCTGTCGGACTCCACCATCTACATGGCCTACTACACGGTGGCGCACTTCCTCCAGGGAGGGGTTCTCAACGgccaagggccctctcctctgGGCATCAG GCCTGAGCAGATGACAAGGGAGGTGTGGGACTTCATCTTCTTCAAAAGCTCCCCCTTCCCCAAAACAGACATCCCCAAGGAACACCTGCAGAAGCTGCGCAGGGAGTTTGAGTACTGGTACCCCGTGGACGTCCGTGTGTCTGGGAAGGACCTGGTGCCCAACCACCTGTCATACTACCTGTACAACCACGTAGCCATGTGGCCTAACGACAG TCAGAAGTGGCCCCAAGCTGTACGTGCTAATGGACACCTGTTGCTTAACTCCGAGAAG ATGTCTAAGTCCACGGGGAACTTCCTCACCCTGAGCCAGGCGATCGGCAAGTTCTCAGCAGACG GTATGAGGATGGCGCTAGCAGATGCAGGCGACACAGTGGAAGATGCCAACTTTGTGGAGGCCATGGCCGATGCAGGCATCCTGCGTCTCTACACCTGGGTGGAGTGGGTGAAGGAGATGATCGCCAACCAGAACAACCTGCGCGTCGGGCCAGCCGACTCTTTCAACGACCGCGTGTTTGTCAG TGACATGAACGCAGGGATCCTGCGCACAGAGCAGCACTATGACCGAATGATGTACAAGGAGGCCCTGAAGTCTGGCTTCTTTGAGTTCCAG GCTGCTAAGGATAAATACCGTGAGCTGGCGATCGAGGGCATGCACCGTGACCTTGTGTTCCAATTCATCGAGCGACAGACCCTGCTGCTGGCGCCCATCTGTCCTCACCTGTGTGAATACACCTGGTCACTGCTTGGCAAG ACCACGTCCCTGATGAAGGCCTCGTGGCCAGTAGCTGGGCCGGTTGATGAGATTCTGATGCGATCGTCCCAGTATCTGATGGAGACGGCCCATGATCTGCGCCTCCGCCTCAAAGCTTATCTGCAGCCGCCCAAAAGCAAG AAGGGAGACGCCAAGCCTCCAGGGAAACCCTCACACTGCACAGTGTATGTGGCCAAGACCTATCCACCATGGCAGCATAGCGCCCTCTCTCTGCTGGGCAAGTATTACAAG AGCAGTAATGGGAGTCTGCCCGATAATAAGGTGATTGCGGGAGAGCTGGGGGCCATGCCAGAGCTCAAGAAGTACATGAAGAGGGTGATGCCTTTCGTCGCCATGATCAAG GAGAACCTGGAGAAGAGTGGCCCTCGTGTGTTGGACCTGGAGCTGGAGTTTGATGAGCGTGCCGTTCTCCTGGAGAACATTGTTTACCTGACAAACTCACTGGAG TTGGATCAGATAGACGTTGTGTTTGCCTCAGAAGCAGATGACAAAATAAAAGAGGATTGTTGCCCGGGGAAGCCTTTCAGCGTCTTCAGATCTGAG